Proteins encoded together in one Prochlorococcus marinus str. MIT 9211 window:
- the dcd gene encoding dCTP deaminase, with the protein MLKNDRWISQKAKEGMLKPFQSTLIRHLNPASKQNPVLSFGCSSYGYDLRLSSKEFLIFRHVPGTVMNPKRFNPDNLESTPLHKDDDGDYFILPAHSYGLGVALERMKVPANITVVCLGKSTYARLGIIVNTTPAEASWEGHLTLEFSNSSGADCRIYANEGICQLLFLEGDPCETTYSDRKGKYQNQPEKVTLAKI; encoded by the coding sequence ATGCTTAAAAACGATCGCTGGATTAGTCAGAAAGCAAAAGAAGGAATGCTTAAACCTTTCCAAAGCACTCTGATTAGGCACCTTAATCCTGCTTCAAAACAAAATCCTGTCTTAAGTTTTGGCTGCTCGTCTTATGGCTATGATCTTCGATTGTCCTCTAAAGAATTCCTAATCTTTCGTCATGTACCTGGGACAGTAATGAATCCCAAAAGATTTAATCCAGATAACTTAGAATCAACCCCTCTCCATAAAGATGACGACGGAGATTACTTCATCCTCCCTGCACATTCATATGGCCTAGGAGTCGCATTAGAGAGAATGAAAGTCCCTGCAAACATTACTGTTGTTTGTCTTGGTAAAAGCACTTATGCACGGCTTGGCATAATAGTTAATACAACCCCAGCAGAAGCAAGCTGGGAAGGACATCTGACTCTGGAGTTCAGCAATAGTTCTGGAGCAGATTGTCGAATATATGCTAATGAAGGTATATGCCAACTCCTCTTCCTAGAAGGAGACCCTTGTGAAACAACCTATAGTGACCGCAAGGGTAAATATCAAAATCAACCTGAGAAAGTAACTCTTGCAAAGATATAA
- the ntcA gene encoding global nitrogen regulator NtcA produces MATAASGFSRYSNQSLGGQSPNQGNDPNQPKKTLLEVIRGLDGATSELVERSKTIFFPGDPAERVYLIRRGAVRLTRVYESGEEITVALLRENSLFGVLSLLTGHRSDRFYHALAFTRVEMVSAPAGSVRNAIEADSGVGLLLLQGLSSRILQTETMIETLTHRDMSSRLVSFLLVLCRDFGVPGDRGITIDLRLSHQAIAEAIGSTRVTITRLLGDLRGLGLLQIDRKKITVFDPIALAKRFN; encoded by the coding sequence ATGGCAACTGCTGCTAGTGGCTTTAGCCGTTACTCAAATCAATCTTTAGGGGGACAGTCTCCTAACCAGGGTAATGATCCAAATCAACCTAAGAAGACTCTCCTTGAGGTAATTCGAGGTCTTGATGGGGCAACCTCCGAGTTGGTTGAGCGCTCTAAAACAATCTTTTTCCCTGGCGATCCTGCCGAGAGAGTGTATTTAATTAGAAGAGGAGCTGTTCGTTTGACCAGGGTTTATGAGTCAGGAGAAGAGATAACGGTTGCTTTGTTAAGAGAAAACAGTTTGTTTGGAGTCCTTTCCCTTTTAACTGGGCACAGATCTGATCGTTTTTACCATGCTTTGGCATTTACTCGTGTCGAGATGGTATCTGCCCCTGCAGGCTCTGTAAGAAATGCGATTGAAGCAGATAGTGGCGTAGGACTTCTTTTGTTGCAAGGCTTGTCAAGCAGGATTTTGCAAACAGAGACCATGATTGAAACCTTGACCCATAGAGACATGTCTTCTCGACTAGTTAGCTTTCTTTTAGTGCTTTGTAGAGATTTTGGAGTACCAGGTGATAGAGGAATTACTATTGACCTTCGCCTTTCTCATCAGGCCATAGCGGAAGCCATAGGATCGACTCGTGTAACAATTACTCGTCTACTAGGTGATTTGAGAGGGTTAGGCTTACTACAGATTGATAGAAAAAAAA
- a CDS encoding cob(I)yrinic acid a,c-diamide adenosyltransferase → MTASPSYINKNAPEKDSNLRSIPFENPKPILRIVEPQGQLQVHMANFGGSFPVVLSEALRSAGLGSEVLIAQLLKGGVDQGPSKGIQLCGRLHWIRPDLPCYLGNEQSIADHLSSQFIQAKQAVQAIWQICQQNLLKENIHKLVLDEVGLAIKLGFVQETDLIETLEQRPRAIDVILTGPFIPKEVVAMADQVTELRCSK, encoded by the coding sequence TTGACTGCCAGCCCAAGCTACATAAATAAAAATGCGCCGGAAAAGGATAGCAATTTAAGGTCTATTCCTTTTGAAAATCCAAAGCCAATTCTTCGTATTGTCGAACCTCAAGGACAACTGCAAGTTCATATGGCTAATTTTGGAGGTAGTTTTCCTGTTGTTCTCAGCGAAGCTCTCCGATCAGCTGGACTTGGCAGCGAAGTCCTAATAGCTCAATTACTAAAAGGAGGCGTTGATCAAGGCCCTTCCAAAGGGATTCAACTCTGTGGAAGGCTTCATTGGATCAGGCCTGATTTACCCTGCTATCTTGGCAATGAACAAAGCATTGCAGACCATTTATCCAGCCAATTTATTCAGGCAAAACAAGCCGTGCAGGCAATTTGGCAAATCTGTCAGCAAAACTTACTAAAGGAAAATATTCATAAACTTGTTTTAGACGAGGTAGGACTTGCAATTAAATTAGGTTTTGTTCAAGAAACAGACCTCATCGAAACACTTGAACAGCGACCTCGCGCTATAGATGTAATTCTTACAGGTCCTTTCATACCAAAGGAAGTTGTAGCAATGGCAGACCAAGTTACTGAACTAAGGTGCTCTAAATAA